CGGTGATTAGTCGAAGCTGAACCCCGACGGCGATTAGTCAGTGTCGATATTCGAGGCGATGTCTGCGATAAAGGAGCTATAATCCCTGGTCTGGAGGTAGACAGTTCCCGGCCCCTCGAAGGTCATCACGAATCCTTCCCCACCAAGTAACGTACTTTTGAGTCCACCGACCCGATGGGTCGAGAAATCGACGTCGGCGTGCCAGGCGACAGAGTGGCCGGTGTCGACGGTGATCTTCTCGCCCCGGTCGAGTTCCGTTTGAATAATCCCGCCGTAACTGCCCACGAACAGCGTTCCAGAACCGCTGGCCTCGAGGAAGAACAACCCTTTCCCGCCGAGCCAGGAGCTCATCCCGCCACTCGCAGTGTCGGTTTCGACCCCCTCACCGTTTGCAACGTACGATCCCGACTGGACGTAATACGTCTCGGCGTTGAGGTCGATCGCGGTCATGTCTCCCGGCTGGTTCTGGGCGAATTTCACGTACTGATCGTTCGCGGTCGCGGTGAAGGTGTTTCGGAACGTCTCTTCGTCAGCCAGCATTGACTTCTTGATCGATCCCAGCATACCGCCAGCACTGCTGTGGGTCTCCATGTCGATGTTCTCGGAGTGGGCGATCAACGCACCACCCTCGAGGGTAACGCTCTCCCCGTTATCCAGGGTCGCATTCACCGTGGTGTACGCGGGCTTGTTCTCGTATTCGTAGTCCATATCGGCTGTCCGCAGCATACCGGTAAAAAACACCATGAAATTTCAGGGGGTTGGGTACGGAGAATTCGAGGCGAACGGCTCGCAGTTCAGCGCAGGGAGGCTGGCAAGGCCGAAGAAGCCAGGTCGATTGACGAGCGAGCCGAGCATACGCCGAGCGAAGCGAGGCGCGAGTGAAACGAGCGCCTCGAAAATGCGAACGGGGAGCGCAGCGACCCGTGAGCGAAGCGAGGCGGCTTTTTTGGTCGAGATTTTTTGGCGGGGGTCGAGGGAGCGGGGCGCGAACGAAGTGAGCGCCCCGCACCCGAGGCCCCCGTTAAAAAAGGTGGGTTTATAGATTGGATTTGGTGCTCCCGCCGTCGATCGGGATCGCCGCGCCGTTTATATATCCCGACTTCGGCGAGCTGAGGAACGCCACCGTATTCCCGAGTTCGATCGGATCGCCGATCCGTTCCAGCGGGACCTCGCTCCCCCGGGCGGCCAGCCCCTCCTCGTAGGAGTCGTACTCGCCGCGCTCGACCGCTTGCTCGACGAGTTCGCGGATCCGATCCGTCTCGTGAGAACCCGGCAGCACCGCGTTACACCTGACCTCCGGGGCGAACTCCCGAGAGAGCGTCTTCTCCAGACCGATGACGCCCATACGGACTGAATTCGAGAGCACGAGCGAGTCGATCGCTTCCTTGACCGTCCTGGAGGTAATCGTCACGATCGTCCCGCCGTCGTCGGCACGGAGGTCGTCTGCGGCCGCCCGGACCAGCCGCACGACGCTCATTACCAGCAGCTCGTAAGCTTCCTCCCACTCCTGGTCGGTCGTCTCGAGGAACGGCCCGGACGGGGGGCCGCCCGCGGACGTCACGAGGTGATCCAGGCGACCGAACTCCCGGACGGTTTCCTCGACCAGCCGCTGGATGTCGGCGGTGTCGGTTAAATCCCCCTGCATGGGAACCACGCGGGCGTCGCCAGTCGCCTCCTCGCGGAGCCGCTCGGCTGCCTCGCGGAGTCT
The Halalkaliarchaeum desulfuricum DNA segment above includes these coding regions:
- a CDS encoding TIGR00266 family protein yields the protein MDYEYENKPAYTTVNATLDNGESVTLEGGALIAHSENIDMETHSSAGGMLGSIKKSMLADEETFRNTFTATANDQYVKFAQNQPGDMTAIDLNAETYYVQSGSYVANGEGVETDTASGGMSSWLGGKGLFFLEASGSGTLFVGSYGGIIQTELDRGEKITVDTGHSVAWHADVDFSTHRVGGLKSTLLGGEGFVMTFEGPGTVYLQTRDYSSFIADIASNIDTD
- a CDS encoding SDR family oxidoreductase, yielding MEFDIDGNVALTTASSAGLGYASAMALVREGCHVVINGRNETRLREAAERLREEATGDARVVPMQGDLTDTADIQRLVEETVREFGRLDHLVTSAGGPPSGPFLETTDQEWEEAYELLVMSVVRLVRAAADDLRADDGGTIVTITSRTVKEAIDSLVLSNSVRMGVIGLEKTLSREFAPEVRCNAVLPGSHETDRIRELVEQAVERGEYDSYEEGLAARGSEVPLERIGDPIELGNTVAFLSSPKSGYINGAAIPIDGGSTKSNL